The sequence AGAAATACGCCGGTGGAGCTTGACTTTGTTCAGGTAGAAAAGGCATAAAGCACCACTCCGCGAAGACCCCGGTTTGAAATGGCAAGATTATATGTCTCTGCCGGCCTTCGCTTTTTTTAAGTTTATTAGGAAGTCATGGCAGCACCTCAAGGTAAAAAAATTACAGGTCAAGTTAAACTTCAGATCCCAGCAGGTCAAGCTAATCCTGCTCCACCAGTTGGTCCAGCACTGGGTCAGCAAGGCGTGAACATCATGGAGTTTTGCAAAGCGTTTAATGCGCAGACACAATCTCAGGCTGGAACAATTCTGCCGGTGAT is a genomic window of bacterium containing:
- a CDS encoding 50S ribosomal protein L11, which translates into the protein MAAPQGKKITGQVKLQIPAGQANPAPPVGPALGQQGVNIMEFCKAFNAQTQSQAGTILPV